From the Senegalimassilia faecalis genome, one window contains:
- the tsaD gene encoding tRNA (adenosine(37)-N6)-threonylcarbamoyltransferase complex transferase subunit TsaD translates to MPEAAYVLAFDTANEVIAMGLGRLDVRERAVEPVATLEVEARRASNTQLLPRVDALLRDAGVSRGQLACVCVGRGPGSFTGVRIAMATAKGIAQALGAALVGVSSLDAVAWHAWAAGARGALAVVADAMRREVYPVRYALDDAGVQRLEADRVVKSQVAAEELAGEGGAAGAGGAAAGTLSLTGDGLKKYAELFAPAGALLPEELWAPTGTGLLLALRAAWRAGQADPFDAARHNPGFLLPVYTRLSDAEENERIRLAKNDPKNLATGVQDVAPRRDQHATMHDTAVLNARADEHGITYKPLDAAHAEAVAAMEAQVMGSDAWNAALVADELPRPDRTWWAAYAPAQAGEGEGADGALSSSAIARPAQAGASCVSDGVSPDDDGAAPTPSLAAAGDGLQLVGYAGGMIVDGQVQILKIGTDPAWRRRGIARTLISRVASDARDLGATTCSLEVRASNAGAQAFYESLGMHSVGKRPRYYSDREDAVIMEGPLQGVIGGSAVSAAASDRALRAVREGGDAAATCANVPCSEGSYSEVSAASAADSEPAPHQVDVAGMHLRVDEAHNAQVAAEPAAKLVRPLVLAIESSCDETAAAIVDGEGNLLSDVVASQIDFHSRFGGVVPEIASRKHIEAICGVCDECLDVAAQRLGMPRLTWADLDGVGVTYAPGLVGALVVGVAFAKGAAWAADKPLVGVNHLEGHLYANKIGAPDFAPPAVVSLVSGGNTMLVHMRDWGDYRVLGATIDDAVGEAFDKVAKALGLGYPGGPVVSAQGAKGNPEAIAFPRAMMHSGDMRFSLSGLKTAVVTYINNERAAGRPLNMPDICASFEAAVVDVQVKKAEMALRQTGAPTFCLGGGVAANPVLRAAYEKLCAKLHVRLVMPPLSACGDNAGMIALVALDRFRQGKFYGLETDAQAHADLEQPY, encoded by the coding sequence GTGCCTGAAGCTGCATATGTGCTGGCGTTCGATACGGCGAACGAGGTTATCGCTATGGGCCTGGGGCGGCTGGATGTGCGCGAGCGCGCGGTCGAGCCGGTGGCAACGCTGGAAGTTGAGGCCCGCCGAGCGTCGAACACGCAGCTGCTGCCGCGCGTGGACGCCCTGCTGCGAGACGCCGGCGTCAGCCGTGGGCAGCTTGCGTGCGTGTGCGTGGGGCGCGGCCCGGGGTCGTTCACGGGCGTGCGCATTGCTATGGCCACGGCGAAGGGCATCGCGCAGGCGCTTGGCGCGGCGCTGGTGGGCGTGTCGTCGCTTGATGCGGTGGCGTGGCACGCGTGGGCCGCGGGCGCGCGCGGTGCCCTGGCCGTGGTGGCCGACGCTATGCGCCGCGAGGTGTATCCCGTTCGCTATGCGCTTGACGATGCGGGCGTGCAGCGCCTGGAAGCTGACCGCGTGGTGAAATCCCAGGTGGCAGCCGAGGAACTAGCTGGCGAAGGCGGCGCTGCCGGTGCCGGTGGCGCTGCGGCGGGCACGCTTTCGCTTACGGGCGACGGGCTGAAGAAGTACGCGGAGTTGTTCGCTCCGGCGGGCGCGTTGCTGCCCGAGGAGCTGTGGGCGCCCACGGGCACCGGGCTGCTGCTGGCGCTGCGGGCGGCGTGGCGCGCGGGCCAGGCCGACCCGTTCGATGCGGCGCGTCACAACCCGGGTTTTCTGCTGCCGGTGTACACGCGTCTGTCCGACGCCGAGGAAAACGAGCGCATTCGCCTGGCGAAAAACGACCCGAAGAACCTTGCCACGGGCGTGCAGGACGTGGCGCCGCGCCGCGATCAACACGCCACCATGCACGACACGGCCGTGCTCAACGCGCGCGCCGATGAGCACGGCATCACGTACAAGCCGCTCGACGCGGCGCATGCCGAAGCGGTTGCAGCCATGGAGGCGCAGGTCATGGGCTCGGATGCGTGGAACGCGGCGCTGGTTGCCGACGAGCTTCCGCGTCCTGACCGCACGTGGTGGGCAGCATACGCGCCGGCGCAGGCTGGCGAAGGCGAAGGTGCTGACGGGGCGCTTTCCTCGTCTGCGATCGCGCGCCCGGCGCAAGCTGGCGCTTCCTGCGTATCCGACGGTGTTTCCCCTGATGACGATGGTGCTGCGCCGACACCTTCGCTTGCTGCCGCGGGCGACGGGCTGCAGCTTGTTGGCTATGCGGGCGGCATGATCGTGGACGGGCAGGTGCAAATCCTCAAGATCGGCACCGACCCGGCGTGGCGCCGTCGCGGCATTGCGCGCACGCTTATCTCGCGTGTGGCGTCTGATGCGCGTGACCTGGGCGCCACCACGTGCTCGCTTGAAGTGCGCGCTTCGAACGCGGGTGCGCAGGCATTCTACGAATCGTTGGGCATGCATTCGGTCGGCAAGCGTCCGCGCTACTATTCCGATCGTGAGGACGCCGTCATCATGGAAGGTCCGCTGCAAGGCGTGATTGGCGGGTCCGCCGTTTCGGCAGCCGCAAGCGACCGCGCGCTACGCGCCGTGCGCGAAGGCGGCGACGCTGCGGCCACCTGCGCAAATGTCCCCTGCAGCGAAGGCTCGTATAGCGAAGTGAGCGCGGCATCTGCTGCCGACTCTGAGCCCGCACCTCACCAGGTCGACGTTGCGGGCATGCATCTGCGCGTGGACGAGGCGCACAACGCCCAAGTTGCCGCCGAGCCTGCGGCCAAGCTGGTGCGCCCGCTTGTGCTGGCCATCGAAAGCTCGTGCGACGAGACGGCGGCGGCCATCGTCGATGGCGAGGGCAACCTGCTGTCCGATGTGGTGGCCAGCCAGATCGACTTCCATTCCCGCTTTGGCGGCGTTGTGCCCGAAATTGCCAGCCGCAAGCACATCGAGGCCATCTGCGGCGTGTGCGACGAATGCCTCGACGTGGCGGCGCAACGCCTGGGTATGCCGCGCTTGACCTGGGCAGACCTTGACGGCGTGGGCGTGACGTACGCGCCGGGCCTTGTGGGCGCGCTCGTGGTGGGCGTGGCGTTCGCCAAGGGCGCGGCTTGGGCGGCCGACAAGCCGCTGGTGGGCGTGAACCACTTGGAAGGCCACCTGTACGCGAACAAGATCGGCGCGCCCGATTTCGCTCCGCCGGCGGTGGTTTCCCTGGTCAGCGGCGGAAACACCATGTTGGTGCACATGCGCGACTGGGGCGATTACCGTGTGCTGGGCGCCACCATCGACGATGCGGTGGGCGAGGCGTTCGACAAGGTTGCCAAGGCGCTGGGCCTGGGTTACCCGGGCGGGCCGGTGGTGTCGGCGCAGGGCGCGAAGGGCAATCCGGAGGCCATCGCGTTTCCGCGCGCGATGATGCACTCCGGCGACATGCGTTTCAGCCTGTCGGGCCTGAAAACCGCTGTGGTCACGTACATCAACAACGAGCGCGCCGCCGGCAGGCCGCTGAACATGCCCGACATCTGCGCCAGCTTCGAGGCGGCTGTGGTGGACGTGCAGGTGAAGAAGGCCGAGATGGCGCTGCGTCAAACAGGTGCGCCGACGTTCTGCCTGGGGGGCGGCGTGGCGGCGAACCCCGTGCTGCGCGCCGCGTACGAGAAGCTGTGCGCGAAACTGCACGTGCGCCTGGTCATGCCCCCGCTTTCCGCCTGCGGCGACAACGCCGGCATGATCGCGCTCGTGGCGCTCGATCGCTTCCGCCAGGGCAAGTTCTACGGCCTGGAAACCGACGCCCAAGCCCACGCTGACCTGGAACAACCCTACTAG
- the tsaE gene encoding tRNA (adenosine(37)-N6)-threonylcarbamoyltransferase complex ATPase subunit type 1 TsaE: MANGLTYARKTDSTESTKQLAETLAPYLHPGDVVVLSGDLGAGKTQFVQGVAAGLGVSAQVTSPTFNILLEYHDGRIPLYHFDLYRLDDADELENTGYYDVIDADGVSFIEWGEKFPGALPYGYLEVRILVTPEGGRRIIAHALGNRARQLLTVWANDSKARLSKTTANAGGFILPGGAPMTTGSISPIRVEDAGVSAGETASDTDGDAGRTSTDA; encoded by the coding sequence ATGGCTAACGGACTGACATACGCACGTAAAACCGACTCGACGGAAAGCACGAAGCAGCTGGCTGAAACGCTGGCGCCGTACCTGCATCCGGGCGACGTCGTCGTGCTTTCGGGCGATTTGGGCGCCGGTAAAACCCAATTTGTGCAAGGTGTGGCGGCTGGCCTGGGCGTTTCCGCGCAGGTGACCAGCCCCACGTTCAATATCCTGCTGGAATATCACGACGGGCGCATCCCGTTGTACCACTTCGACCTGTATCGCCTTGACGATGCGGACGAACTGGAGAACACGGGATACTACGACGTCATCGACGCCGATGGCGTGTCGTTCATCGAGTGGGGCGAGAAGTTCCCTGGCGCGCTGCCGTACGGCTACCTTGAGGTGCGCATCCTGGTGACGCCCGAGGGCGGTCGCCGCATCATCGCGCACGCGCTGGGCAACCGCGCGCGCCAGCTTCTGACCGTGTGGGCGAACGACTCGAAGGCGCGCCTGTCGAAGACCACGGCGAACGCCGGCGGGTTCATCTTGCCGGGCGGTGCGCCCATGACCACGGGATCCATCTCGCCGATTCGCGTTGAAGATGCTGGCGTTTCCGCAGGTGAAACGGCTTCCGACACCGATGGGGATGCGGGCCGCACGTCAACGGACGCATAG
- a CDS encoding bifunctional 5,10-methylenetetrahydrofolate dehydrogenase/5,10-methenyltetrahydrofolate cyclohydrolase, with protein sequence MATLLKGKPVVDSMAEDMRARITALGEQGVVPTLALVRLGQRPDDLSYERTAVKRAAGLGINTKPYVLDEFAPEAALKATLQSINYDKTVHGCLMFRPLPTFMDEKAMCNTLAAAKDVDGISLASLAAVFTDAPDGFPPCTAAACVKILEHYQVPIAGKHVVVIGRSLVVGKPVSMMLLRRNASVTICHSRTENLSEISRSADIVICATGRARAYGREYFRAGQTVLDVGINFDAYGKLCGDVDFEVVEPIVDAITPVPGGVGTVTTSLTMEHTVAAAEAQLKAAQAK encoded by the coding sequence ATGGCAACGTTGCTAAAAGGAAAACCCGTTGTCGACAGCATGGCGGAGGACATGCGTGCGCGCATCACGGCGCTGGGCGAGCAGGGCGTTGTGCCTACGCTGGCGCTGGTGCGCCTGGGGCAGCGCCCCGACGACCTGTCCTATGAGCGAACAGCGGTGAAACGCGCCGCTGGCCTGGGCATCAACACGAAGCCGTACGTGCTGGACGAGTTCGCCCCCGAGGCGGCGCTTAAAGCCACGCTGCAGTCCATCAACTACGACAAGACAGTGCACGGCTGCCTGATGTTCCGCCCGCTGCCCACGTTCATGGACGAGAAGGCCATGTGCAACACGCTGGCCGCGGCGAAAGACGTCGACGGCATTTCGCTGGCGTCGCTGGCGGCCGTGTTCACCGATGCGCCCGACGGATTCCCTCCGTGCACGGCGGCGGCGTGCGTGAAAATTCTCGAGCATTACCAGGTGCCCATCGCCGGCAAGCATGTGGTGGTGATCGGCCGCAGCCTGGTGGTGGGCAAGCCGGTGTCCATGATGCTGCTGCGCCGCAACGCCAGCGTCACCATCTGCCACAGCCGCACCGAAAACCTGTCCGAGATTTCGCGCTCGGCCGACATCGTCATCTGCGCCACGGGCCGGGCCCGCGCGTATGGCCGCGAGTACTTCCGCGCAGGTCAGACGGTGCTTGACGTGGGCATCAACTTCGATGCGTACGGCAAGCTGTGCGGCGACGTGGACTTCGAGGTGGTCGAGCCCATCGTGGACGCCATCACGCCCGTGCCCGGCGGCGTGGGCACCGTCACCACCAGCCTTACCATGGAGCACACCGTGGCAGCAGCGGAAGCGCAACTGAAAGCCGCGCAAGCGAAATAG
- a CDS encoding cyclodeaminase/cyclohydrolase family protein, whose protein sequence is MDTSFVEELASAAPTPGGGGASAYCGALASALASMVGNLTVGKKSFAQVEPEVYMRLEKLAALRRRLLELVGEDAQAFGPLAAAYRMPKDTPEQQAAKEAAIQAALVDACEVPLDIMRTAAVVVDHTEFLAYNGSRMARSDAGVAAAFARAAVDGASLNVYINVASMADDARAEGYRKEADRLVAKTRERCDEVFAFVKDAIS, encoded by the coding sequence ATGGACACTTCGTTCGTTGAAGAACTTGCTTCGGCGGCTCCTACGCCGGGCGGTGGCGGGGCTTCCGCGTATTGCGGGGCGCTGGCTTCCGCGCTTGCCTCCATGGTGGGCAACTTGACGGTTGGAAAGAAGTCGTTTGCGCAGGTGGAGCCCGAAGTGTACATGCGCCTTGAGAAGCTTGCGGCGCTGCGTCGCCGCCTGCTTGAGCTGGTGGGCGAGGATGCGCAGGCGTTCGGCCCGCTGGCGGCGGCCTATCGTATGCCGAAGGACACGCCCGAGCAGCAGGCTGCGAAAGAGGCGGCCATCCAAGCTGCGCTGGTGGACGCGTGCGAGGTGCCGCTTGACATTATGCGCACGGCCGCGGTCGTGGTGGACCACACCGAGTTTCTGGCGTACAACGGCAGCCGCATGGCGCGCAGCGATGCGGGCGTGGCTGCGGCGTTCGCGCGGGCGGCGGTGGACGGCGCCAGCTTGAACGTGTACATCAACGTGGCCTCTATGGCCGACGATGCGCGGGCCGAGGGCTATCGCAAGGAGGCGGATCGCCTGGTTGCGAAGACGCGCGAGCGCTGCGACGAGGTGTTCGCGTTCGTGAAAGACGCTATTTCGTAA
- a CDS encoding formate--tetrahydrofolate ligase translates to MLTDIEIAQAATPQPISAIAEKVGVPEQYLEQYGTTKAKVDYNLLRDQQHTPGKLVLVTAINPTAAGEGKTTTTVGLADALNRQGKNPVVALREPSLGPVFGIKGGAAGGGYAQVIPMEDINLHFTGDFHAIGAANNLLAALLDAHIHNGNQLNIDVRKITWKRVVDMNDRQLRNIVCGLGGKANGVPREDGFDITVASEVMAIFCLATSITDLKERLGRIVVGYTYDDQPVTAHDLHAEGAMAALLKDALKPNLVQTLEGTPAFVHGGPFANIAHGCNSIMATRMALALGDYAITEAGFGADLGAEKFLDIKCRLTGLKPDAVVVVATVRALKNHGGVAKDQLGEENLEALEAGLPNLLQHVENITNVYKLPCVVAINRFPTDTEAELKLVEDKCRELGVNVALSEVWAKGGEGGLALADEVVRLCEQGDEAGRSADTFEFAYDGELGLREKIEAIAKRVYRADGVDFEGKAAKELAKLEKLGFGDMPVCMAKTQYSFSDDQTKLGAPRGFRITVRDVKVSAGAGFVVALTGNIMTMPGLGKSPAAFKIDVDETGKITGLF, encoded by the coding sequence GTGTTGACCGACATCGAAATCGCCCAGGCTGCAACCCCGCAACCCATCAGCGCCATCGCTGAGAAGGTGGGCGTGCCCGAGCAATACCTGGAGCAGTACGGAACCACGAAGGCGAAAGTCGACTACAACCTGCTGCGCGACCAGCAGCACACGCCGGGCAAGCTGGTGCTGGTGACGGCCATCAACCCCACGGCGGCCGGCGAAGGCAAAACCACCACTACCGTCGGTTTGGCCGATGCGCTGAACCGTCAAGGCAAAAACCCCGTGGTGGCGCTGCGCGAGCCCAGCCTGGGCCCCGTGTTCGGCATCAAAGGCGGCGCTGCGGGCGGTGGATATGCCCAGGTCATCCCCATGGAAGACATCAACTTGCACTTCACGGGCGACTTCCACGCCATCGGTGCGGCCAACAACTTGCTGGCGGCGCTGCTTGACGCGCACATCCACAACGGCAACCAACTGAACATCGACGTGCGCAAGATCACGTGGAAGCGCGTCGTGGACATGAACGACCGCCAGCTGCGCAACATCGTGTGCGGCCTGGGCGGCAAGGCCAACGGCGTGCCGCGCGAGGACGGCTTCGATATCACCGTGGCCAGCGAGGTTATGGCTATCTTCTGCCTGGCCACTTCCATCACCGACCTGAAGGAACGCCTCGGCCGCATCGTGGTGGGCTACACCTACGACGACCAGCCCGTCACCGCGCACGACCTGCACGCCGAGGGCGCCATGGCCGCGCTGCTGAAAGACGCGCTGAAGCCGAACCTGGTGCAAACGCTTGAGGGCACGCCGGCGTTCGTGCACGGCGGCCCGTTCGCCAACATCGCGCACGGCTGCAACTCCATCATGGCCACGCGCATGGCGTTGGCGCTGGGCGACTACGCCATCACCGAGGCTGGTTTCGGTGCCGACCTGGGCGCCGAGAAGTTCCTGGACATCAAGTGCCGCCTGACGGGGCTCAAGCCCGACGCCGTGGTGGTTGTGGCCACCGTGCGTGCGCTGAAGAACCACGGCGGCGTTGCGAAAGACCAGCTGGGCGAGGAAAACCTTGAGGCGCTTGAGGCGGGCCTGCCCAACTTGCTTCAGCACGTGGAGAACATCACGAATGTGTACAAGCTGCCGTGCGTGGTTGCCATCAACCGTTTCCCCACCGACACCGAGGCCGAGCTGAAGCTGGTCGAGGACAAGTGCCGCGAGCTGGGCGTGAACGTGGCGCTGTCCGAGGTGTGGGCGAAGGGCGGCGAAGGCGGCCTGGCGCTGGCCGACGAGGTGGTGCGCCTGTGCGAGCAGGGTGACGAGGCCGGCCGCAGCGCCGACACGTTTGAGTTCGCGTACGACGGCGAGCTGGGCCTGCGCGAGAAGATCGAGGCCATCGCGAAGCGCGTCTACCGCGCCGACGGCGTCGACTTCGAGGGGAAGGCAGCCAAGGAGCTGGCGAAACTGGAGAAGCTGGGTTTTGGCGACATGCCGGTGTGCATGGCGAAGACGCAGTACAGCTTCAGCGACGACCAGACGAAGCTTGGCGCGCCGCGCGGCTTCCGCATCACCGTGCGCGACGTCAAGGTAAGCGCCGGCGCCGGCTTCGTGGTGGCGCTGACGGGCAACATCATGACCATGCCGGGCCTGGGCAAAAGCCCCGCAGCCTTCAAGATCGACGTAGACGAAACCGGCAAAATCACGGGTTTGTTCTAA
- a CDS encoding helix-turn-helix transcriptional regulator: MRQWLENIEAEWPAFKYLGFGCYYAWIFLCYSSDVLFSYPAGINGMSSQTVMYLLSTTALALTLLAAALLHKRAAKLVASVKFVAIAALIASLATGMVGLTDQDAGNPLFWTGCVLSGVGTAFVSLRFGMMYSVMAARKAMTNAAAAFVVAGGLYFVVIGLPHELRLVLCVGLPLMAALCTVTFDPSRKGRPGREVIPTESLPARFFMKLVIAIATFSAIAGFYNGMGANIDLAGAVSSSHGHALMVFAVSVVALLLLAVGGAIDRGFDLSKLYYPIIVLGCFGIIVVPLVGGYDPVQRMIIGAAYNLFILFVWCLLAHVANRTDLAPVMVFGFGRGASAVGTTVGWLGCTLAAPSMAENADSLMAFAVVMVFVLVVVSMVVLKEGTIDQMLAQTDMGPLRVGDAPGSRQPRVRCAEEPVVPASCAASGCGVAGSQGCPLGASGDVAASQALADADVRVAAEAGASGGADAAQVAAAAEGCGTASQSCSEEQLACAASSSSVGVAAASLAAFDALRESCGAVSERFGLSDREAEVLVLLTRGRTIDQISQELCVSFNTAKSHVRHVYTKTGVHTRKELFSLVREARNS, from the coding sequence TTGAGGCAATGGCTTGAGAATATCGAGGCCGAATGGCCTGCGTTCAAATATTTGGGGTTTGGCTGCTATTACGCTTGGATTTTCCTGTGTTATAGCAGCGACGTGCTGTTCAGCTATCCTGCTGGGATTAACGGCATGTCGTCTCAGACCGTCATGTACTTGCTATCCACCACCGCTTTGGCCCTTACGCTGCTGGCCGCGGCGTTGCTGCACAAACGCGCGGCGAAGCTGGTGGCCAGCGTCAAGTTCGTGGCGATAGCTGCGCTTATCGCTTCGCTTGCCACGGGCATGGTCGGGCTGACCGACCAGGATGCGGGCAATCCGCTGTTTTGGACGGGCTGCGTGCTGTCGGGCGTCGGCACCGCATTCGTGTCGTTGCGCTTCGGCATGATGTACTCGGTTATGGCTGCGCGCAAGGCGATGACCAACGCCGCTGCGGCCTTCGTTGTTGCCGGTGGGCTCTACTTCGTGGTCATCGGGCTGCCCCATGAGCTGAGGCTTGTGCTGTGTGTAGGGTTGCCGCTTATGGCGGCGCTGTGCACCGTCACATTCGACCCCTCGCGCAAGGGCCGCCCCGGCCGTGAGGTCATTCCCACCGAATCGCTGCCTGCGCGATTCTTCATGAAGCTTGTGATTGCCATTGCAACGTTTTCCGCCATTGCCGGGTTCTACAATGGCATGGGGGCGAACATCGACTTAGCTGGCGCGGTGTCGTCGAGCCATGGACATGCGCTTATGGTGTTCGCCGTGTCCGTGGTAGCGCTGCTGCTGCTGGCCGTTGGCGGCGCCATCGACCGCGGGTTCGACTTGAGCAAACTGTACTATCCCATCATCGTGCTTGGCTGCTTTGGCATCATCGTGGTACCGCTTGTGGGCGGTTACGACCCGGTGCAGCGCATGATCATCGGTGCGGCTTACAATCTGTTCATCCTGTTCGTGTGGTGCTTGCTTGCTCATGTGGCGAACCGTACCGATTTGGCTCCGGTCATGGTGTTCGGCTTCGGCCGCGGCGCCTCGGCCGTCGGCACGACCGTCGGTTGGCTTGGCTGCACGCTTGCTGCGCCAAGCATGGCCGAGAATGCCGACTCGCTTATGGCGTTCGCCGTGGTTATGGTATTTGTGCTGGTGGTGGTGTCGATGGTAGTGCTCAAGGAAGGCACCATCGACCAGATGCTTGCTCAAACCGATATGGGCCCTCTGCGTGTCGGCGACGCCCCCGGGTCGCGTCAGCCGCGCGTCCGTTGCGCCGAGGAGCCGGTTGTGCCCGCGTCGTGCGCGGCTTCTGGCTGTGGGGTGGCGGGATCGCAGGGCTGCCCGCTCGGGGCGTCGGGCGATGTTGCGGCGAGTCAGGCGCTTGCGGATGCGGACGTGCGGGTCGCGGCTGAGGCGGGTGCTTCCGGCGGCGCCGATGCTGCGCAAGTTGCCGCAGCGGCAGAGGGTTGCGGCACCGCTTCGCAGTCCTGCAGCGAGGAACAGCTTGCATGCGCCGCCTCTTCCTCTTCCGTTGGCGTGGCCGCTGCGTCCTTGGCGGCGTTCGATGCGCTGCGCGAGAGCTGTGGTGCGGTTTCCGAGCGCTTCGGGCTGTCTGACCGCGAGGCGGAGGTGCTTGTGCTGCTGACCCGCGGACGCACCATCGATCAAATCTCGCAGGAACTGTGCGTGTCGTTCAACACTGCCAAGTCGCACGTGCGCCACGTGTACACCAAAACGGGCGTGCATACGCGCAAGGAACTGTTTTCCTTGGTCCGCGAGGCGCGAAATAGCTGA
- a CDS encoding 4Fe-4S binding protein, with amino-acid sequence MAKQGRSESSGKGAGGMLPRTKRRLCALCLVALACVGLAFHTGTGTPSMLGISSVAAICPLGAVEAAIASRTIVPAGVIGLIIAVAVVLLVGRAFCSWGCPMVLLRALFGLKTPHERRERAAAKAQAGKAAGVSANGGAVAEEPARKGLARRRSVPDDAPDAERGGAGDSRMWVLGGAVLTTAAFGFPVFCLVCPVGLTFATIICLWRAIQFGEASLSLVVFPAILIIEAVVLRRWCHTLCPLGALMGLIARGNRTFRATLNEDACLQGSRGIACGKCAEACPEGIDLHAGAPTTRLSECVKCGECKHVCPVQAIAFPFFPKSGERSVVAVAGESYASETEAAPVVQADAGKCTVAEVAGSNIESKGEAHE; translated from the coding sequence ATGGCGAAGCAAGGGCGCTCGGAGTCGAGCGGTAAGGGCGCAGGCGGCATGTTGCCGCGCACGAAGCGCCGCCTGTGCGCGCTGTGCCTTGTTGCGCTGGCTTGCGTTGGGCTGGCGTTCCACACCGGTACGGGCACGCCTTCCATGCTGGGCATCTCAAGCGTTGCGGCAATCTGCCCGCTTGGCGCGGTGGAGGCCGCCATCGCCTCGCGTACCATCGTGCCTGCTGGCGTTATCGGGTTGATCATCGCCGTGGCGGTGGTGCTGTTGGTCGGCCGTGCATTCTGCTCGTGGGGCTGCCCGATGGTGCTGCTGCGGGCGTTGTTCGGCCTGAAGACGCCGCACGAGCGTCGCGAGCGCGCGGCGGCAAAGGCGCAGGCGGGCAAGGCGGCTGGCGTGTCTGCCAACGGCGGCGCCGTTGCCGAAGAGCCGGCGCGCAAGGGTCTTGCACGCAGGCGGTCGGTTCCCGATGATGCGCCCGATGCCGAACGTGGCGGCGCAGGCGATTCGCGCATGTGGGTGCTTGGCGGCGCGGTGCTGACAACGGCGGCCTTCGGGTTCCCGGTGTTTTGCCTGGTCTGCCCTGTGGGCTTGACGTTCGCCACCATCATTTGCCTGTGGCGGGCCATCCAGTTCGGCGAAGCGTCTCTTTCCCTGGTTGTGTTCCCGGCCATCCTCATCATCGAAGCGGTGGTGCTGCGACGCTGGTGCCATACGCTGTGCCCGCTTGGCGCGCTGATGGGGCTTATTGCTCGCGGGAACAGGACGTTTCGGGCCACGCTCAACGAGGACGCATGCCTGCAGGGTTCCAGGGGCATCGCGTGCGGCAAGTGCGCCGAGGCGTGTCCCGAGGGCATCGATCTGCACGCCGGGGCGCCGACCACGCGCCTGAGCGAGTGCGTCAAGTGCGGTGAATGCAAACACGTTTGCCCTGTTCAGGCTATTGCGTTCCCCTTCTTTCCGAAAAGCGGCGAGCGGTCCGTTGTGGCCGTTGCCGGTGAATCATATGCAAGCGAAACCGAAGCCGCGCCGGTTGTGCAAGCCGACGCGGGTAAATGCACCGTCGCTGAGGTGGCGGGAAGCAATATCGAGAGCAAAGGAGAAGCTCATGAATAG
- a CDS encoding 4Fe-4S dicluster domain-containing protein, giving the protein MRREPAHSADDSASFSEGGRGRVTRRAFIGLCAATAACAAVGGAGKAFAGQGDLLRPPGGQDEALLHAACLKCDRCRSVCPTGCVSVATVDDGFLQARTPKLNFHRGYCDFCGKCQEVCATGALGAFDPACDKIGVAVVQRDRCLAYTLGCENCKDSCAFGALTFDGDRRPVIDAQLCNGCGACECACTALVYGTFSGGTRRGIVVESVSAYEAIGSTLVDGEGR; this is encoded by the coding sequence ATGCGGCGTGAGCCTGCGCATTCTGCAGACGACAGCGCGTCTTTCAGCGAAGGCGGGCGGGGGCGCGTAACGCGTCGCGCGTTTATCGGGCTGTGCGCCGCCACCGCCGCCTGCGCTGCCGTAGGTGGGGCTGGCAAGGCCTTCGCCGGTCAGGGCGATTTGCTGCGTCCGCCGGGTGGTCAGGATGAGGCGCTGCTGCATGCGGCGTGTCTGAAGTGCGACCGCTGCCGAAGCGTGTGCCCGACCGGGTGCGTGTCGGTGGCCACGGTGGACGATGGCTTTTTGCAGGCGCGCACGCCCAAGCTGAACTTTCATCGCGGCTACTGCGATTTCTGCGGGAAATGCCAGGAGGTGTGCGCGACCGGCGCGCTAGGCGCCTTCGACCCCGCTTGCGACAAAATCGGCGTTGCCGTTGTGCAGCGCGACCGTTGCCTGGCATACACGCTGGGCTGCGAGAACTGCAAGGATTCGTGCGCGTTCGGTGCGCTGACCTTCGACGGCGATCGTCGGCCGGTCATCGATGCCCAGCTGTGCAATGGCTGCGGTGCCTGCGAGTGCGCGTGTACCGCGCTGGTGTACGGCACGTTCTCGGGCGGGACGCGCCGCGGAATCGTGGTGGAAAGCGTTTCGGCCTACGAGGCAATCGGTTCTACGTTGGTCGACGGGGAAGGAAGGTGA